Proteins encoded in a region of the Triticum dicoccoides isolate Atlit2015 ecotype Zavitan chromosome 3A, WEW_v2.0, whole genome shotgun sequence genome:
- the LOC119266821 gene encoding probable ubiquitin-conjugating enzyme E2 23 isoform X2, whose protein sequence is MENLLNVPECIAEKNQENETSDDAGEPEEVADVFVYREDVVSLKSNKDARGLVMEVAGEYDSEGSITDDESDAEENERKSAHKTENVGPDGDNANNASHGDDVDSQSSLPDNKVRVLWIDGTEMTEDIDSVVVVDRTFLHGDMVASSSDPTGQMGLVADVSLVVDLQGAHGEMIKGVSAKDLRRIREFNVGDYVVSGLWLGRVDEVFDNVSVLFDDGSVCKVSRADPMRLRLASGPMHPDTACPFYPGQRVKAVSSSVYKTSRWLHGMWKASRLEATVTKVETAAVIVYWIASAHCGTNQDSVPPEEQNPKDLTLLSCFSYASWQLAEWCHPQPHTSSCANDTLMECSKMKELNSEQADVPESAVDVQAEQAQNTKTDVNPLEKHGDSLADRSNMSDGDNTCVAKDSESGTSVSTLPKEGVHDHATYRKKIRKVFVRKDKRAKRRDESFESALLIADTYTKVDVLWQDGRKECGVSSTSLIPIQTPNDHEFFPEQYAVEKVSDDVDQPSETRRVGLVRSVNAKDRTVSVSWFKSSLHSEEPREIECTEVVSAYELDGHPDYDYCYGDVVVRLPSVSHPMESSNGGNTMELDKNVDSEEASAASNAVPPDVAAEEQLSQKESSSEVTHLSWVGNIVGFQDGEIEVTWGDGSVSKVGPHEIYVVGREDDGGSIDDGAPSDAGSWETVDDNEMDLPDDPANDDLQNAVQNSIEMENGSFNSQDETSVGSGPLSVAFGFVTRLASEIFARESGDDIDKNEDENRMAASESTTVTTNDSNAEKSVDVVMADEPADSDCLKHFDVLQCPPDHHYLENIAHGTGGRKWVKKVQQEWGILEKNLPDYIYVRVFEDRMDLMRAVIIGASGTPYQDGLFFFDFYLPPEFPQAPPSAYYHSGGLRVNPNLYVDGKVCLSLLNTWTGRGNEVWDPSSSSILQVLVSLQGLVLNEKPYFNEAGYEKQVGTVEGEKNALPYNENTYLLSVKSMLYILRRPPMNFEDFVRSHFCKRGHYILKACEAYLQGAVVGTLNDDACPTDTNKEYSCSMGFKLALGKILPRLITALKDIGADCSQYEHLGKTETAQES, encoded by the exons ATGGAGAACCTACTAAATGTCCCTGAATGTATTGCTGAGAAGAACCAGGAAAATGAGACATCTGATGATGCTGGCGAGCCTGAAGAAGTAGCAGACGTATTTGTTTACAGAGAAGATGTCGTCAGCTTGAAATCAAACAAAGATGCCCGTGGTTTGGTGATGGAAGTAGCTGGCGAATATGATTCTGAAGGTAGCATCACTGACGATGAATCTGATGCTGAGGAGAATGAGCGTAAAAGCGCTCATAAAACTGAAAATGTTGGTCCTGACGGTGATAATGCCAATAATGCAAGTCATGGAGATGATGTTGACAGTCAGAGCTCTCTGCCTGATAACAAGGTTAGGGTGTTATGGATCGATGGAACAGAGATGACGGAAGATATTGACAGTGTGGTGGTTGTTGACAGAACTTTCCTCCATGGGGATATGGTTGCTTCTTCCTCAGATCCAACTGGTCAGATGGGGCTTGTTGCGGATGTCAGTCTTGTGGTTGATTTGCAAGGTGCTCATGGAGAGATGATTAAGGGTGTATCTGCAAAGGATTTGCGACGCATCAGGGAATTTAATGTGGGTGATTATGTTGTCTCCGGGCTATGGCTTGGTCGGGTTGATGAAGTGTTTGATAATGTTAGTGTGTTGTTTGATGATGGTTCTGTCTGCAAGGTTTCAAGGGCAGATCCTATGCGCCTAAGGCTTGCCTCAGGGCCAATGCACCCAGATACAGCCTGCCCCTTTTATCCAGGACAGCGTGTGAAGGCAGTGTCTTCATCTGTGTACAAAACATCCAGATGGCTTCATGGGATGTGGAAAGCAAGTCGTCTTGAAGCTACTGTCACAAAGGTGGAAACTGCTGCTGTCATAGTCTATTGGATTGCGTCTGCACACTGTGGTACAAATCAAGATTCTGTCCCCCCTGAGGAGCAGAACCCAAAGGATCTGACTCTTCTGTCTTGCTTTTCATATGCAAGCTGGCAATTGGCTGAATGgtgtcatcctcaaccacacacaTCATCATGTGCCAATGACACTTTAATGGAGTGTTCAAAAATGAAAGAACTCAATTCTGAGCAGGCTGATGTTCCTGAATCTGCCGTTGATGTTCAGGCTGAACAGGCTCAAAATACTAAAACAGATGTAAATCCCCTGGAGAAACATGGTGATTCTCTTGCAGATCGATCAAATATGTCAGATGGAGATAATACATGCGTAGCCAAAGATTCAGAATCTGGCACTAGTGtatcaacccttccaaaggagggaGTGCATGACCATGCTACTTACAGAAAGAAGATCAGAAAAGTTTTTGTCAGAAAGGATAAAAGAGCAAAAAGAAGAGATGAGAGCTTTGAAAGTGCCCTGCTTATTGCAGATACATATACAAAGGTTGATGTACTGTGGCAAGATGGGAGAAAAGAATGTGGAGTAAGTTCCACGTCTCTGATCCCGATCCAGACTCCAAATGATCATGAATTCTTCCCAGAGCAGTATGCTGTGGAAAAGGTCTCTGATGATGTTGACCAGCCTTCTGAAACAAGGCGTGTGGGTCTTGTTAGAAGTGTTAATGCAAAGGACCGGACCGTATCTGTATCATGGTTTAAGTCTTCGTTGCACTCAGAGGAGCCTAGGGAAATTGAGTGCACTGAAGTTGTTAGTGCATATGAACTTGACGGCCACCCGGATTATGATTATTGCTATGGAGATGTTGTTGTTCGCTTGCCATCTGTTTCACATCCTATGGAATCATCCAATGGTGGAAACACGATGGAGCTGGACAAGAATGTAGATTCTGAAGAAGCATCGGCTGCTTCAAATGCAGTGCCCCCTGATGTTGCTGCAGAGGAACAACTTTCACAGAAGGAGTCTAGTTCAGAAGTTACCCACCTCTCATGGGTTGGAAATATAGTGGGCTTCCAAGATGGTGAGATTGAAGTCACTTGGGGTGATGGGTCGGTGTCAAAG GTTGGGCctcatgagatatatgttgttggcCGAGAAGATGACGGTGGCTCAATAGATGATGGAGCTCCTTCCGATGCTGGTAGCTGGGAGACAGTTGATGACAATGaaatggacttgcctgatgatcctgCAAAT GATGATCTGCAAAATGCAGTCCAGAATAGCATTGAAATGGAAAATGGGTCATTCAATTCCCAAGATGAAACTTCTGTTGGAAGTGGTCCACTCTCTGTTGCTTTTGGCTTTGTTACGCGACTGGCGAGTGAGATCTTCGCCCGAG AATCTGGTGATGACATTGATAAAAACGAGGATGAGAACCGCATGGCAGCATCGGAGAGCACCACTGTGACAACAAATGACTCTAATGCTGAGAAGTCCGTAGATGTAGTTATGGCTGACGAGCCTGCAGATTCTGATTGCTTGAAACACTTTGATGTTCTGCAGTGCCCTCCGGACCATCACTACCTTGAAAACATAGCACAT GGTACCGGTGGAAGAAAGTGGGTCAAAAAAGTTCAGCAAGAATGGGGCATACTTGAGAAGAATCTACCAG ATTATATTTATGTCAGGGTATTTGAGGATCGTATGGATCTCATGAGAGCTGTGATTATTGGAGCAAGTGGCACACCATACCAAGATGGTCTGTTCTTCTTTGACTTCTACCTTCCACCTGAGTTTCCACAAGCTCCTCCG TCGGCATACTATCATTCTGGCGGCTTGCGTGTAAATCCAAACCTTTATGTGGATGGGAAGGTTTGTTTAAGCCTCTTAAATACTTGGACTGGCAGAGGGAATGAAGTATGGGATCCATCCTCATCTAGTATTCTCCAAGTACTAGTCTCACTTCAGGGACTAGTTCTCAATGAAAAGCCCTATTTCAATGAAGCTGGATATGAGAAGCAAGTCGGTACTGTTGAAGGGGAGAAGAATGCACTGCCATACAACGAAAACACATATCTGCTAAGCGTGAAATCCATGTTGTATATCTTGAGGCGGCCTCCTATG AATTTCGAGGATTTTGTGAGAAGTCACTTCTGCAAGCGCGGCCACTACATTCTCAAAGCTTGTGAGGCCTACTTGCAAGGAGCTGTGGTCGGCACGCTGAATGACGATGCCTGCCCCACTGATACTAACAAGGAGTACTCTTGCTCCATGGGCTTCAAACTTGCATTgggcaaaatcttgccaaggttgaTCACAGCCTTGAAGGACATAGGAGCAGACTGCAGCCAGTATGAGCACCTCGGGAAGACCGAGACCGCTCAAGAAAGCTGA
- the LOC119266821 gene encoding probable ubiquitin-conjugating enzyme E2 23 isoform X1: protein MENLLNVPECIAEKNQENETSDDAGEPEEVADVFVYREDVVSLKSNKDARGLVMEVAGEYDSEGSITDDESDAEENERKSAHKTENVGPDGDNANNASHGDDVDSQSSLPDNKVRVLWIDGTEMTEDIDSVVVVDRTFLHGDMVASSSDPTGQMGLVADVSLVVDLQGAHGEMIKGVSAKDLRRIREFNVGDYVVSGLWLGRVDEVFDNVSVLFDDGSVCKVSRADPMRLRLASGPMHPDTACPFYPGQRVKAVSSSVYKTSRWLHGMWKASRLEATVTKVETAAVIVYWIASAHCGTNQDSVPPEEQNPKDLTLLSCFSYASWQLAEWCHPQPHTSSCANDTLMECSKMKELNSEQADVPESAVDVQAEQAQNTKTDVNPLEKHGDSLADRSNMSDGDNTCVAKDSESGTSVSTLPKEGVHDHATYRKKIRKVFVRKDKRAKRRDESFESALLIADTYTKVDVLWQDGRKECGVSSTSLIPIQTPNDHEFFPEQYAVEKVSDDVDQPSETRRVGLVRSVNAKDRTVSVSWFKSSLHSEEPREIECTEVVSAYELDGHPDYDYCYGDVVVRLPSVSHPMESSNGGNTMELDKNVDSEEASAASNAVPPDVAAEEQLSQKESSSEVTHLSWVGNIVGFQDGEIEVTWGDGSVSKVGPHEIYVVGREDDGGSIDDGAPSDAGSWETVDDNEMDLPDDPANDDLQNAVQNSIEMENGSFNSQDETSVGSGPLSVAFGFVTRLASEIFARGKKHLDGSNSDAMDEVESQQSNEVSESGDDIDKNEDENRMAASESTTVTTNDSNAEKSVDVVMADEPADSDCLKHFDVLQCPPDHHYLENIAHGTGGRKWVKKVQQEWGILEKNLPDYIYVRVFEDRMDLMRAVIIGASGTPYQDGLFFFDFYLPPEFPQAPPSAYYHSGGLRVNPNLYVDGKVCLSLLNTWTGRGNEVWDPSSSSILQVLVSLQGLVLNEKPYFNEAGYEKQVGTVEGEKNALPYNENTYLLSVKSMLYILRRPPMNFEDFVRSHFCKRGHYILKACEAYLQGAVVGTLNDDACPTDTNKEYSCSMGFKLALGKILPRLITALKDIGADCSQYEHLGKTETAQES, encoded by the exons ATGGAGAACCTACTAAATGTCCCTGAATGTATTGCTGAGAAGAACCAGGAAAATGAGACATCTGATGATGCTGGCGAGCCTGAAGAAGTAGCAGACGTATTTGTTTACAGAGAAGATGTCGTCAGCTTGAAATCAAACAAAGATGCCCGTGGTTTGGTGATGGAAGTAGCTGGCGAATATGATTCTGAAGGTAGCATCACTGACGATGAATCTGATGCTGAGGAGAATGAGCGTAAAAGCGCTCATAAAACTGAAAATGTTGGTCCTGACGGTGATAATGCCAATAATGCAAGTCATGGAGATGATGTTGACAGTCAGAGCTCTCTGCCTGATAACAAGGTTAGGGTGTTATGGATCGATGGAACAGAGATGACGGAAGATATTGACAGTGTGGTGGTTGTTGACAGAACTTTCCTCCATGGGGATATGGTTGCTTCTTCCTCAGATCCAACTGGTCAGATGGGGCTTGTTGCGGATGTCAGTCTTGTGGTTGATTTGCAAGGTGCTCATGGAGAGATGATTAAGGGTGTATCTGCAAAGGATTTGCGACGCATCAGGGAATTTAATGTGGGTGATTATGTTGTCTCCGGGCTATGGCTTGGTCGGGTTGATGAAGTGTTTGATAATGTTAGTGTGTTGTTTGATGATGGTTCTGTCTGCAAGGTTTCAAGGGCAGATCCTATGCGCCTAAGGCTTGCCTCAGGGCCAATGCACCCAGATACAGCCTGCCCCTTTTATCCAGGACAGCGTGTGAAGGCAGTGTCTTCATCTGTGTACAAAACATCCAGATGGCTTCATGGGATGTGGAAAGCAAGTCGTCTTGAAGCTACTGTCACAAAGGTGGAAACTGCTGCTGTCATAGTCTATTGGATTGCGTCTGCACACTGTGGTACAAATCAAGATTCTGTCCCCCCTGAGGAGCAGAACCCAAAGGATCTGACTCTTCTGTCTTGCTTTTCATATGCAAGCTGGCAATTGGCTGAATGgtgtcatcctcaaccacacacaTCATCATGTGCCAATGACACTTTAATGGAGTGTTCAAAAATGAAAGAACTCAATTCTGAGCAGGCTGATGTTCCTGAATCTGCCGTTGATGTTCAGGCTGAACAGGCTCAAAATACTAAAACAGATGTAAATCCCCTGGAGAAACATGGTGATTCTCTTGCAGATCGATCAAATATGTCAGATGGAGATAATACATGCGTAGCCAAAGATTCAGAATCTGGCACTAGTGtatcaacccttccaaaggagggaGTGCATGACCATGCTACTTACAGAAAGAAGATCAGAAAAGTTTTTGTCAGAAAGGATAAAAGAGCAAAAAGAAGAGATGAGAGCTTTGAAAGTGCCCTGCTTATTGCAGATACATATACAAAGGTTGATGTACTGTGGCAAGATGGGAGAAAAGAATGTGGAGTAAGTTCCACGTCTCTGATCCCGATCCAGACTCCAAATGATCATGAATTCTTCCCAGAGCAGTATGCTGTGGAAAAGGTCTCTGATGATGTTGACCAGCCTTCTGAAACAAGGCGTGTGGGTCTTGTTAGAAGTGTTAATGCAAAGGACCGGACCGTATCTGTATCATGGTTTAAGTCTTCGTTGCACTCAGAGGAGCCTAGGGAAATTGAGTGCACTGAAGTTGTTAGTGCATATGAACTTGACGGCCACCCGGATTATGATTATTGCTATGGAGATGTTGTTGTTCGCTTGCCATCTGTTTCACATCCTATGGAATCATCCAATGGTGGAAACACGATGGAGCTGGACAAGAATGTAGATTCTGAAGAAGCATCGGCTGCTTCAAATGCAGTGCCCCCTGATGTTGCTGCAGAGGAACAACTTTCACAGAAGGAGTCTAGTTCAGAAGTTACCCACCTCTCATGGGTTGGAAATATAGTGGGCTTCCAAGATGGTGAGATTGAAGTCACTTGGGGTGATGGGTCGGTGTCAAAG GTTGGGCctcatgagatatatgttgttggcCGAGAAGATGACGGTGGCTCAATAGATGATGGAGCTCCTTCCGATGCTGGTAGCTGGGAGACAGTTGATGACAATGaaatggacttgcctgatgatcctgCAAAT GATGATCTGCAAAATGCAGTCCAGAATAGCATTGAAATGGAAAATGGGTCATTCAATTCCCAAGATGAAACTTCTGTTGGAAGTGGTCCACTCTCTGTTGCTTTTGGCTTTGTTACGCGACTGGCGAGTGAGATCTTCGCCCGAGGTAAAAAGCATTTAGATGGGTCAAACTCAGATGCTATGGATGAAGTTGAATCTCAGCAGTCTAACGAGGTTTCAGAATCTGGTGATGACATTGATAAAAACGAGGATGAGAACCGCATGGCAGCATCGGAGAGCACCACTGTGACAACAAATGACTCTAATGCTGAGAAGTCCGTAGATGTAGTTATGGCTGACGAGCCTGCAGATTCTGATTGCTTGAAACACTTTGATGTTCTGCAGTGCCCTCCGGACCATCACTACCTTGAAAACATAGCACAT GGTACCGGTGGAAGAAAGTGGGTCAAAAAAGTTCAGCAAGAATGGGGCATACTTGAGAAGAATCTACCAG ATTATATTTATGTCAGGGTATTTGAGGATCGTATGGATCTCATGAGAGCTGTGATTATTGGAGCAAGTGGCACACCATACCAAGATGGTCTGTTCTTCTTTGACTTCTACCTTCCACCTGAGTTTCCACAAGCTCCTCCG TCGGCATACTATCATTCTGGCGGCTTGCGTGTAAATCCAAACCTTTATGTGGATGGGAAGGTTTGTTTAAGCCTCTTAAATACTTGGACTGGCAGAGGGAATGAAGTATGGGATCCATCCTCATCTAGTATTCTCCAAGTACTAGTCTCACTTCAGGGACTAGTTCTCAATGAAAAGCCCTATTTCAATGAAGCTGGATATGAGAAGCAAGTCGGTACTGTTGAAGGGGAGAAGAATGCACTGCCATACAACGAAAACACATATCTGCTAAGCGTGAAATCCATGTTGTATATCTTGAGGCGGCCTCCTATG AATTTCGAGGATTTTGTGAGAAGTCACTTCTGCAAGCGCGGCCACTACATTCTCAAAGCTTGTGAGGCCTACTTGCAAGGAGCTGTGGTCGGCACGCTGAATGACGATGCCTGCCCCACTGATACTAACAAGGAGTACTCTTGCTCCATGGGCTTCAAACTTGCATTgggcaaaatcttgccaaggttgaTCACAGCCTTGAAGGACATAGGAGCAGACTGCAGCCAGTATGAGCACCTCGGGAAGACCGAGACCGCTCAAGAAAGCTGA
- the LOC119266822 gene encoding actin-interacting protein 1-2-like, giving the protein MAQLQETYACSPATERGRGILLAGDAKTETIAYCSGRSVIFRRLDAPLDAWAYTEHAYPTTVARFSPNGEWVASADASGCVRVWGRNGDRALKAEFRPITGRVDDLRWSPDGMRIVVSGDGKGKSLVRAFMWDSGSTVGDFDGHSKRVLSCDFKPTRPFRIVTCGEDFLANYYEGPPFKFKHSIRDHTNFVNCIRYSPDGTKFITVSSDKKGLIYDGKTGDKIGELSSEGSHTGSIYAVSWSPDSKQVLTVSADKTAKVWDINEDASGTLNRTLVCTGIGGVDDMLVGCLWQNDNLVTISLGGTFNVFSATNPDKEPVSFAGHLKTVSALALFPQSNPRTMLSTSYDGVILKWIQGVGYGGRLIRKNNTQIKCFVATEEELITSGYDNKVFRIPVNGDQCGDAESADVGGQPNALNIALQQPEFALVTTDSAIVLLNKSNVTSTTKVSYTITSSAVSPDGTEAIIGAQDGKLRIYSISGDTVTEEAVLEKHRGPITTIHYSPDVSMFCSADSNREAVAWDRATREVKLKNMLFHTARINCLAWSPDSRFVATGSLDTCAIIYDVDKPAASRITIKGAHLGGVHGISFSDNDTLVTAGEDACVRVWKLAQQ; this is encoded by the exons ATGGCGCAGCTGCAGGAGACGTACGCGTGCTCGCCGGCGACGGAGCGCGGGCGCGGGATCCTGCTGGCGGGGGACGCCAAGACGGAGACCATCGCCTACTGCTCCGGCCGCAGCGTCATCTTCCGCCGCCTCGACGCGCCGCTCGACGCCTGGGCCTACACGGAGCACGCCTACCCGACCACCGTCGCCCGCTTCTCCCCCAACGGCGAGTGGGTCGCCTCCGCCGACGCCTCCGGCTGCGTCCGCGTCTGGGGCCGCAACGGCGACCGCGCCCTCAAGGCCGAGTTCCGCCCCATCACCGGCCGCGTCGACGACCTCCGATGGTCCCCCGACGGCATGCGCATCGTCGTCTCCGGGGACGGCAAGGGCAAGTCCCTCGTCCGCGCCTTCAT GTGGGACTCTGGCAGCACTGTCGGTGACTTTGATGGGCACTCAAAGAGAGTTTTGAGTTGCGATTTCAAGCCAACCCGACCATTCCGCATTGTGACATGTGGTGAAGATTTTCTGGCAAACTACTATGAAGGACCACCATTCAAATTCAAACATTCCATAAG GGATCACACCAACTTTGTTAACTGTATCCGGTATTCACCTGATGGAACCAAGTTTATCACTGTGAGTTCAGATAAGAAGGGTTTAATATATGATGGCAAAACTGGAGATAAGATTGGAGAGCTATCCAGTGAAGGCAGTCACACTGGGAGCATATATGCTGTTAGCTGGAGTCCTGACAGTAAACAA gttcTAACAGTTTCTGCTGATAAAACTGCGAAAGTATGGGATATCAATGAGGATGCAAGTGGAACATTGAACAGAACTTTGGTTTGTACTGGTATTGGTGGTGTCGATGACATGCTTGTGGGCTGCCTCTGGCAGAATGATAATCTTGTCACAATCTCTCTTGGTGGGACATTTAATGTCTTCTCCGCAACCAATCCAGACAAAGAGCCAGTATCGTTTGCAGGACATTTGAAGACTGTTAGTGCTCTGGCACTTTTTCCTCAAAGTAACCCAAGAACTATGCTATCTACAAGCTATGATGGGGTTATCCTAAAATGGATACAGGGTGTCGGATATGGTGGCAGGTTGATTCGTAAGAACAACACCCAGATCAAATGCTTTGTTGCCACAGAAGAGGAGCTGATCACTTCAGGGTATGATAACAAG GTCTTCAGAATTCCTGTTAATGGAGATCAGTGTGGAGACGCCGAGTCAGCTGATGTAGGGGGCCAGCCAAATGCTTTAAACATTGCACTTCAGCAACCTGAATTTGCACTGGTTACCACAGATTCTGCGATCGTATTGCTAAACAAGTCAAACGTCACTTCCACAACAAAAGTTAGTTACACTATCACTTCATCTGCTGTTTCTCCTGATGGCACTGAAGCTATCATTGGTGCTCAAGACGGGAAACTGCGGATCTATTCCATCAGTGGTGATACTGTTACAGAAGAAGCCGTACTTGAAAAACACCGGGGTCCTATTACTACCATACATTATTCGCCGGATGTTTCCATGTTTTGTTCTGCTGATTCCAACAGGGAAGCTGTTGCATGGGATCGGGCAACTAGAGAG GTGAAGCTGAAGAACATGCTGTTCCACACAGCTCGGATAAACTGCCTGGCCTGGTCACCCGACAGCCGTTTCGTGGCCACGGGGTCGCTGGACACCTGCGCGATCATATACGACGTAGACAAGCCAGCGGCCAGCCGCATCACCATCAAGGGAGCCCACCTCGGCGGAGTCCACGGGATCTCCTTCTCCGACAACGACACTCTGGTGACCGCCGGCGAGGACGCGTGCGTCCGTGTCTGGAAACTGGCGCAGCAGTAG
- the LOC119271058 gene encoding acyl-acyl carrier protein thioesterase ATL4, chloroplastic-like — translation MQQSPNNVAPNTKHPPPSLVRAGARANWFRSGHLAMISGQSRRTRRVKALAVPASGSRDVCSDNISQEIKPSSIRADKFFQVEMTVRDNDLDQYGVVNNAIYVAYIHNAREELAASIGFSMASVARTGNAMALLELNLKYFKPLLQGAKFVVKVRVVQIKGARILVEHFIETLPGHELILEATATVVCLNKDYRPTRVFSEMSSKLQQFFSTRDG, via the exons ATGCAGCAGTCTCCTAATAATGTGGCTCCCAACACCAAACACCCACCACCTTCCTTGGTCCGTGCTGGAGCTAGAGCCAACTGGTTCCGCTCCGGCCACCTCGCCATGATCTCCGGCCAATCACGTCGAACCCGCCGTGTGAAGGCCCTTGCCGTCCCTGCGTCTGGCTCCCGGGACGTCTGCAGCGACAACATCAGCCAAGAAATAAAACCAAG TTCAATTAGGGCGGACAAGTTCTTCCAAGTGGAGATGACCGTTCGTGACAACGATCTTGACCAGTATGGAGTCGTTAACAACGCCATTTATGTCGCTTATATCCACAACG CTCGAGAGGAGCTGGCTGCGAGCATTGGCTTCAGCATGGCCTCCGTAGCACGCACAGGCAACGCGATGGCACTCTTGGAACTGAACCTCAAGTACTTCAAGCCTCTACTG CAAGGCGCCAAATTTGTCGTCAAGGTTAGGGTTGTCCAGATAAAGGGTGCGAGGATACTTGTTGAACATTTCATCGAGACACTACCGGGTCATGAG CTTATTTTGGAAGCGACGGCGACCGTCGTCTGCCTCAACAAGGACTACCGTCCGACCCGCGTCTTCTCGGAGATGTCATCCAAGCTGCAGCAATTCTTCTCAACCCGGGACGGCTAG